One Malania oleifera isolate guangnan ecotype guangnan chromosome 10, ASM2987363v1, whole genome shotgun sequence genomic region harbors:
- the LOC131165381 gene encoding DNA replication complex GINS protein PSF3-like isoform X1 has product MAHYYDIDDIITEEEIVSVMFQKAANGVGLLDPSAEANCVEHGSKVELPFWIAHELHQRQAALINAPTCFNQKTRKEIQADAACVDLRNRCPYFYELGCKIVESIGDRTIGSLLLIAFRTRYKEVLTKAHTAASILAPKFLALLTKEETHLFEAAQSSLATFKKWRMGGPRFQRASILGRKRKSTD; this is encoded by the exons ATGGCACATTattatgacattgatgatattataACAGAAGAAGAG ATTGTTTCAGTTATGTTCCAAAAGGCAGCTAATGGAGTGGGGCTTCTTGATCCCAGTGCTGAAGCTAACTGC GTTGAACATGGTTCAAAGGTAGAACTGCCTTTTTGGATTGCTCATGAATTACATCAGAGGCAAGCAGCATTGATCAATGCTCCCACCTGTTTCAATCAAAA AACAAGGAAGGAAATACAGGCTGATGCTGCATGTGTGGATCTAAGGAATCGGTGTCCATACTTTTATGAATTAGGATGCAAGATTGTAGAATC GATTGGAGATAGGACCATTGGATCCTTGCTTCTGATTGCGTTCAGGACTAGGTACAAGGAGGTCTTGACCAAGGCCCACACTGCTGCATCTATCCTAGCCCCCAAATTCTTGGCACTATTAACAAAGGAGGAAACCCACT TATTCGAGGCAGCTCAATCCTCATTGGCAACATTCAAGAAGTGGCGGATGGGCGGACCCAGATTTCAGAGAGCTTCTATTCTTGGTAGGAAGAGGAAATCAACTGATTAA
- the LOC131165381 gene encoding uncharacterized protein LOC131165381 isoform X2, which translates to MAHYYDIDDIITEEEIVSVMFQKAANGVGLLDPSAEANCVEHGSKVELPFWIAHELHQRQAALINAPTCFNQKIGDRTIGSLLLIAFRTRYKEVLTKAHTAASILAPKFLALLTKEETHLFEAAQSSLATFKKWRMGGPRFQRASILGRKRKSTD; encoded by the exons ATGGCACATTattatgacattgatgatattataACAGAAGAAGAG ATTGTTTCAGTTATGTTCCAAAAGGCAGCTAATGGAGTGGGGCTTCTTGATCCCAGTGCTGAAGCTAACTGC GTTGAACATGGTTCAAAGGTAGAACTGCCTTTTTGGATTGCTCATGAATTACATCAGAGGCAAGCAGCATTGATCAATGCTCCCACCTGTTTCAATCAAAA GATTGGAGATAGGACCATTGGATCCTTGCTTCTGATTGCGTTCAGGACTAGGTACAAGGAGGTCTTGACCAAGGCCCACACTGCTGCATCTATCCTAGCCCCCAAATTCTTGGCACTATTAACAAAGGAGGAAACCCACT TATTCGAGGCAGCTCAATCCTCATTGGCAACATTCAAGAAGTGGCGGATGGGCGGACCCAGATTTCAGAGAGCTTCTATTCTTGGTAGGAAGAGGAAATCAACTGATTAA
- the LOC131165379 gene encoding protein EARLY FLOWERING 4: MTTLDSSSAAESSMDDGSNGSHQPSRLHLHSADGRNGYGYGEDADGEGDAEVWDAFSKSFSQVQSVLDRNRVLIQQVNENHQSKIPDNLVKNVALIQELNGNISKVVSLYSDLSTNFSSMFHQRNGTVAGKNDDAKGA; encoded by the coding sequence ATGACAACGCTTGATTCTTCCTCCGCCGCTGAATCCAGCATGGACGACGGCTCCAACGGCTCCCACCAACCCAGCCGTCTCCACCTCCACTCCGCCGACGGCCGCAACGGCTACGGCTACGGTGAGGACGCCGACGGGGAAGGAGACGCCGAGGTCTGGGATGCGTTCAGCAAGAGCTTTAGTCAGGTCCAGTCCGTTTTGGATCGGAACCGGGTTTTGATCCAGCAGGTGAACGAGAACCACCAGTCTAAGATTCCGGATAATCTCGTCAAGAACGTGGCCTTAATTCAGGAGCTCAACGGGAACATTTCGAAGGTCGTTTCGCTCTACTCTGATCTCTCTACGAATTTCTCTAGTATGTTTCATCAGCGGAACGGAACGGTAGCCGGAAAGAATGACGATGCAAAGGGCGCTTGA